From a single Chitinophaga sp. Cy-1792 genomic region:
- a CDS encoding ATP-binding cassette domain-containing protein has protein sequence MGTSINPFLSLEHITVRFLDKTLFDGLSWEIQPNEQWAITGPSGSGKTALLNTILGKFNIINGSIHYYFYDNWRQHNTVTDPYFNYRNLIAYVGHHHTFKNNSNTTTDFYYQQRFNSMDADNSPTVQEHLGITDIPALLEPLKIGPLLAKRLIKLSNGETRRVMIAAALLKQPQLLMLDNPYIGLDVQTRKDFTAMVNEIIATGTTVLLSTSPQEIPEHITHVLTLDNGKITGRYTREEYLRLPVAQEVKPELPKLEAGKIAALVANRQEFVFEDIIRMENINIKYGENVILKDINWTVRQNEKWALLGHNGAGKSTLLSLVNGDNPQAYANKLWLFDRRRGSGESIWDIKKKIGFVSPELHQYFGAREHCLQVVCSGFSDIIGSTKPATEEQRNIALTWMDILGISQFANQPFKQIPESSQRLTLLARALVKNPPLLIFDEPCQGLDAQQKLHFKQVIEQLCEHMPVTMVYVTHYEEELPAAVNKFIRLSKGQVI, from the coding sequence GAAATACAACCCAACGAACAATGGGCCATCACCGGCCCCAGTGGTTCCGGGAAAACAGCCCTCTTAAACACCATACTTGGTAAGTTTAATATCATCAATGGCAGCATCCATTATTATTTTTACGATAACTGGCGTCAGCATAACACGGTCACTGATCCCTATTTCAATTATCGTAACCTGATAGCCTATGTAGGTCATCATCATACCTTTAAAAATAATTCCAACACAACGACCGATTTCTATTACCAGCAGCGCTTTAACAGCATGGACGCCGACAATTCGCCTACCGTTCAGGAACACCTGGGCATTACGGATATTCCCGCCCTGCTGGAACCATTGAAAATAGGCCCATTGCTGGCCAAACGCCTGATCAAGCTCTCCAACGGCGAAACCCGCAGGGTAATGATCGCAGCGGCTTTGCTGAAACAGCCACAGTTGCTGATGCTGGATAATCCCTACATCGGACTGGATGTGCAAACACGCAAAGATTTCACCGCCATGGTAAATGAAATCATTGCCACTGGTACCACCGTGCTGTTATCCACATCTCCGCAGGAAATACCGGAACATATTACCCACGTGCTTACATTGGATAATGGTAAGATTACAGGAAGATATACCCGCGAAGAATACCTCCGGTTGCCGGTAGCACAGGAAGTAAAGCCGGAATTACCCAAACTGGAGGCAGGAAAAATTGCCGCACTGGTGGCCAACAGACAAGAATTTGTTTTTGAAGATATTATCCGCATGGAAAATATCAACATCAAATATGGCGAAAACGTTATTCTGAAAGATATCAACTGGACAGTCAGACAAAACGAGAAATGGGCACTCCTGGGCCATAACGGTGCAGGAAAATCAACCTTACTCAGCCTGGTTAATGGTGATAACCCACAGGCATATGCGAATAAATTATGGCTGTTCGATAGAAGAAGAGGTAGCGGAGAAAGTATCTGGGATATCAAGAAAAAAATAGGCTTCGTAAGCCCTGAGTTACATCAGTATTTTGGTGCGAGAGAGCATTGTCTGCAAGTAGTCTGCTCCGGCTTTTCAGATATCATCGGCAGCACAAAACCCGCTACTGAAGAGCAACGCAACATCGCACTAACGTGGATGGATATACTGGGAATCAGTCAGTTTGCAAACCAACCTTTCAAGCAGATACCTGAAAGCTCACAACGCCTGACGCTACTGGCCCGTGCGCTGGTAAAAAACCCGCCACTACTGATATTTGATGAACCATGTCAAGGCCTTGATGCTCAACAGAAATTACACTTCAAACAGGTCATAGAGCAACTGTGTGAACACATGCCGGTAACGATGGTATATGTTACGCACTACGAAGAAGAATTGCCGGCAGCAGTGAATAAATTCATCCGGCTAAGTAAGGGGCAAGTAATATAA